The proteins below are encoded in one region of Aquisphaera giovannonii:
- a CDS encoding ribosomal maturation YjgA family protein, translating into MRRRNPIVQLLLIAVACALGLGSRRFGRLLPGLVAAYAGDTLWALAAFLGFGLILPRAQIRTVAAMAMAASVAVELSQLYHAPWIEAIRRTTLGGLILGFDFVWSDLACYAVGVGLGVMGESLWDLASGWRDRPGRPT; encoded by the coding sequence ATGCGACGACGCAACCCGATCGTCCAGCTGCTGCTGATCGCGGTCGCGTGCGCCCTGGGCCTCGGCTCCCGGCGGTTCGGCCGGCTCCTCCCCGGCCTCGTCGCCGCTTATGCGGGGGACACGCTCTGGGCGCTCGCGGCCTTCCTGGGATTCGGCCTCATCCTGCCCCGGGCGCAGATCCGGACGGTCGCCGCCATGGCGATGGCCGCCTCCGTCGCCGTCGAGTTGAGCCAGCTGTACCACGCCCCCTGGATCGAGGCGATCCGGCGCACGACCCTGGGAGGATTGATCCTCGGCTTCGACTTCGTCTGGAGCGACCTCGCCTGCTACGCGGTCGGAGTCGGGCTCGGCGTGATGGGCGAGAGCCTCTGGGATCTGGCGTCGGGATGGCGAGATCGGCCCGGCCGTCCCACCTGA
- a CDS encoding LLM class flavin-dependent oxidoreductase, protein MENALDIPFSILDLSPIRRGGTAADSYRNTLDLARHAERWGYRRFWLAEHHSIPGVASSATAVLLAHVAGGTTRIRVGSGGIMLPNHAPLVIAEQFGTLESLFPGRIDLGLGRAPGGDMRTARALRRSLGSSGDAFPEDLRELMAYFRPGGPGNGVHAVPGEGLSVPFWLLGSSDFSARLAARLGLPFAFASHFAPDYLLAALDLYRREFEPSEVLERPHAMVGVNVFAADTDEEARRLFTSLQQAFLNLVRGTPREIPPPVESMDPLWTPQEQFHVDRMTRCSAVGSAGTVRLGLRELVRATGADELILASQIYDHEARLRSYEIAAGLREPGQAA, encoded by the coding sequence ATGGAGAACGCCTTGGACATCCCCTTCTCGATCCTCGACCTGTCCCCCATCCGCCGCGGCGGCACGGCGGCCGACTCGTATCGCAACACGCTGGACCTCGCCCGGCATGCCGAGCGGTGGGGGTATCGCCGCTTCTGGCTGGCGGAGCACCACAGCATCCCGGGCGTGGCGAGCTCGGCGACGGCCGTCCTGCTCGCCCACGTGGCCGGCGGGACGACGCGCATCCGGGTGGGCTCGGGCGGGATCATGCTGCCCAACCATGCGCCGCTGGTGATCGCCGAGCAGTTCGGGACCCTGGAATCCCTCTTCCCGGGGCGGATCGACCTGGGCCTCGGCCGCGCGCCGGGCGGCGACATGCGGACGGCCCGGGCGCTCCGCAGGAGCCTGGGGAGCAGCGGCGACGCGTTCCCGGAGGACCTCCGGGAGCTCATGGCCTACTTCCGCCCCGGCGGCCCGGGAAACGGCGTGCACGCCGTCCCCGGCGAGGGGCTCTCGGTCCCGTTCTGGCTGCTCGGCTCCAGCGACTTCAGCGCCCGGCTCGCGGCCCGCCTCGGGCTCCCCTTCGCCTTCGCCTCGCACTTCGCGCCCGACTACCTGCTCGCGGCGCTGGACCTCTACCGCCGCGAATTCGAGCCGTCGGAGGTGCTCGAGCGGCCTCATGCGATGGTGGGCGTGAACGTCTTCGCGGCCGACACGGACGAGGAGGCCCGTCGGCTGTTCACCTCGCTTCAGCAGGCGTTCCTCAACCTCGTCCGCGGCACGCCTCGCGAGATCCCGCCGCCGGTCGAGTCGATGGACCCGTTGTGGACGCCGCAGGAGCAGTTCCACGTCGACCGGATGACGCGATGCTCGGCCGTCGGCTCGGCGGGGACGGTGCGCCTGGGCCTCCGGGAGCTCGTCCGCGCGACCGGCGCCGACGAGCTCATCCTCGCCTCGCAGATCTACGATCATGAGGCGCGGCTCCGCTCGTACGAGATCGCCGCCGGCCTCCGCGAGCCGGGGCAGGCGGCGTGA
- a CDS encoding Rad52/Rad22 family DNA repair protein codes for MEQHLDLFAALAAPFEHDEVRIRPQGNQKLQYVTARTVMNRLDDVLGPSNWWDEYIPQEKSVICKLTIRLPDGSTLTKSDAGGYAGMSDQGDDDKSGFSDSFKRAAVKFGIGRYLYRDGMPRYVRDRLHAGAQQARERANGQHAPAHAEAAAPPQGDEGPAVHGAHGDGNGHAGAHGNGNGGGPMARPAGEGPTVPQSGKALFAWLKQQDEKHDYGLLRIVSDWAKRQDFPARMVEWDAAQVQLAFSEARDALKASRPAAKPAPVASRKEAEPAADGPPAGGKAAAGRDGGTAVASRSAPAARREREPAQPRASRSR; via the coding sequence ATGGAACAGCATCTCGATCTCTTCGCCGCCCTCGCCGCTCCCTTCGAGCACGACGAGGTCCGCATCCGCCCCCAGGGCAACCAGAAGCTGCAATACGTGACGGCCCGGACGGTGATGAACCGCCTCGACGACGTCCTGGGCCCGTCGAACTGGTGGGATGAGTACATCCCCCAGGAGAAGTCCGTGATCTGCAAGCTGACCATCCGCCTTCCGGACGGCAGCACCCTGACCAAGTCCGACGCCGGCGGTTACGCCGGGATGTCCGACCAGGGCGACGACGACAAGAGCGGGTTCAGCGATAGCTTCAAGCGCGCCGCCGTGAAGTTCGGCATCGGCCGCTACCTGTACCGCGACGGCATGCCCCGCTACGTCCGCGACCGGCTCCACGCGGGCGCCCAGCAGGCCCGGGAGCGGGCCAACGGCCAGCACGCCCCGGCGCACGCCGAGGCAGCTGCCCCTCCGCAGGGCGACGAGGGCCCGGCGGTGCACGGTGCCCACGGCGACGGCAACGGCCACGCCGGTGCCCACGGCAACGGCAATGGCGGCGGCCCGATGGCCCGGCCCGCGGGCGAGGGTCCGACGGTGCCCCAGAGCGGCAAGGCCCTCTTCGCCTGGCTCAAGCAGCAGGACGAGAAGCACGACTACGGGCTCCTCCGGATCGTCAGCGACTGGGCCAAGCGGCAGGACTTCCCCGCCCGCATGGTCGAGTGGGACGCGGCCCAGGTCCAGCTGGCCTTCTCCGAGGCCCGCGACGCCCTCAAGGCCTCGCGTCCGGCCGCCAAGCCGGCCCCCGTCGCGTCGAGGAAGGAGGCGGAGCCCGCCGCCGATGGCCCTCCGGCGGGCGGCAAGGCCGCCGCGGGGCGTGACGGCGGCACGGCCGTTGCATCGAGGTCGGCCCCGGCCGCCCGCCGCGAGCGGGAACCGGCCCAGCCCCGCGCCAGCCGGAGCCGTTGA
- the glgA gene encoding glycogen synthase GlgA — translation MNIVCVASEAVPFAKTGGLADVAAALPRALRKLGHDARLFLPCYRRVWSAGPEIAGTGLTLEVPVGSQVVRAFLHESHLPGSDVPVYLIDRPEYFDRDDLYQSGGKDFDDNCERFVFFDRAVLEAIRLLGLRPDVVHCNDWQTGLIPLYLKTLYRRHPELGGAGSLLTVHNLAYLGLFWHWDMPLTGLDWKYFNHRAMEFYGQISFMKTGLVFSDLLSTVSPTYAREIQTPALGCGLDGLLRDRSADLHGIVNGIEPHLWSPARESMLARNYDATTFREGKAACKAWLQQRAGLPMRPDVPLLAQIGRLDPQKGWDLLAEVADRLLDRDVQLVVLGTGHPKYHELLGQLAGRHEGKVWAYLGFSDDLAHQIEAGADLFLMPSLFEPCGLNQLYSLTHGTVPLVRATGGLADTVINLNPWTLGDGTANGFSFAEPNAGALWNAIEVALATWKNRTVWESLIRNGMKADWSWAHSAAEYVRLYQEIARRVQRPAA, via the coding sequence ATGAACATCGTCTGCGTCGCCTCGGAGGCCGTGCCGTTCGCCAAGACCGGCGGCCTGGCGGACGTCGCCGCCGCCCTGCCCCGGGCCCTGCGGAAGCTCGGGCATGACGCCCGGCTGTTCCTCCCCTGCTACCGACGCGTCTGGTCCGCCGGACCGGAGATCGCCGGCACCGGCCTGACCCTGGAGGTGCCCGTCGGCTCCCAGGTCGTCCGCGCCTTCCTGCACGAGAGCCACCTGCCGGGATCCGACGTCCCGGTCTACCTCATCGACCGGCCCGAATACTTCGACCGCGACGACCTCTACCAGTCCGGCGGCAAGGACTTCGACGACAACTGCGAGCGTTTCGTCTTCTTCGACCGCGCCGTGCTCGAGGCGATCCGCCTGCTGGGCCTGCGCCCGGACGTCGTCCACTGCAACGACTGGCAGACCGGGCTGATCCCGCTCTACCTCAAGACGCTCTATCGCCGCCACCCCGAGCTGGGCGGGGCCGGCAGCCTGCTGACCGTCCACAATCTCGCCTACCTGGGGCTCTTCTGGCACTGGGACATGCCGCTGACGGGGCTCGACTGGAAGTACTTCAACCACCGGGCGATGGAGTTCTACGGCCAGATCAGCTTCATGAAGACGGGCCTGGTCTTCTCCGACCTGCTCAGCACCGTCAGCCCGACCTACGCCCGGGAGATCCAGACCCCCGCGCTCGGCTGCGGGCTCGACGGCCTGCTCCGCGACCGCTCGGCCGACCTGCACGGGATCGTCAACGGCATCGAGCCCCACCTCTGGAGCCCCGCCCGCGAGTCGATGCTCGCCCGCAACTACGACGCGACGACCTTCCGCGAGGGCAAGGCCGCCTGCAAGGCCTGGCTCCAGCAGCGTGCGGGCCTGCCCATGCGGCCGGACGTCCCCCTGCTGGCCCAGATCGGCCGCCTCGACCCCCAGAAGGGCTGGGACCTCCTCGCCGAGGTCGCCGACCGCCTCCTCGACCGCGACGTCCAGCTCGTCGTCCTGGGGACGGGCCACCCCAAGTACCACGAGCTCCTCGGCCAGCTCGCCGGCCGGCACGAGGGGAAGGTCTGGGCCTACCTGGGCTTCTCCGACGACCTCGCCCACCAGATCGAGGCCGGCGCCGACCTCTTCCTCATGCCCAGCCTCTTCGAGCCCTGCGGCCTCAATCAGCTCTACAGCCTGACGCACGGCACCGTCCCGCTGGTCCGCGCCACCGGCGGGCTCGCCGACACCGTGATCAACCTCAACCCCTGGACCCTGGGCGACGGCACCGCCAACGGCTTCTCGTTCGCGGAGCCCAACGCGGGCGCACTCTGGAACGCCATCGAGGTTGCGCTGGCAACCTGGAAGAACCGCACGGTCTGGGAGAGCCTGATCCGGAACGGCATGAAGGCGGACTGGTCCTGGGCGCACAGCGCCGCGGAGTATGTCCGCCTGTACCAGGAAATCGCCCGCCGCGTCCAACGTCCCGCCGCCTGA
- a CDS encoding glycoside hydrolase family 57 protein: protein MPVVSLSLMWHQHQPYYPDDVAGENPMPWVRLHATKDYLGMAMHLDEVPEFRCTINLVPSLLTQLEAYVAGSTDTHLTMSRRPADGLGHDDACYILDNFFMAFADSMIRPHARYHELYMLRASWAGPADQARGRFRARDFRDLQVWSNLAWFHPLLFEKEPELAEFKAKGRHYTEDEKQWLLDKQRELLGRVIPLHRKLAERGQVELTTTPYYHPILPLLLDKKLAKEAMPDVALPAYREGYPEDAEVHVRRAVESHIERFGSAPRGMWPSEGSVCQAIVPLLARNGIEWIATDEEILGCSTGGMVGRDSRGHVRHPELLYRPWKVREGDHEIGIVFRDHSMSDQVGFHYQRSPGPTAAGDFIGKLHAIGDACRHNPATLVSVILDGENCWEYYPDGGVSFLRSLYQGLAKDASIRPVRAGDFLREHPPQDTVPRLFAGSWISHNFAIWIGHPEDNRGWDAVHATRQFLVAEQAAGRHDEATLARAWEEIYIAEGSDWFWWYGDDHSSAQDGLFDHLFRKHLRNVYTLLGCDPPGSLFTPISQAGSHRPMNDQPTSFLNVKVDGRATYFEWIDGVRYLCGNDRGTMTLVTRGVMHCVWFGFDADRFLVRIDTEGAPAAERLAEVDRLRIGFVDPAEREIVVVRPSAARPVAYLNHAGNQVANGTTVSVATGAILELAVPFARLDRNPGDPIRFYVELLKGDASVDRAPREGIFEVTAPCPDFERILWQV, encoded by the coding sequence ATGCCCGTAGTCTCCCTGTCCCTCATGTGGCATCAGCATCAGCCCTACTACCCCGACGACGTCGCCGGGGAGAACCCGATGCCCTGGGTCCGCCTGCACGCGACCAAGGACTACCTCGGGATGGCGATGCACCTGGACGAGGTGCCCGAATTCCGCTGCACGATCAACCTGGTCCCGAGCCTCCTGACGCAGCTCGAGGCGTACGTGGCCGGATCGACGGACACGCACCTGACGATGTCCCGGCGGCCGGCGGACGGCCTGGGGCACGACGACGCCTGCTACATCCTGGACAACTTCTTCATGGCCTTCGCGGACTCGATGATCCGCCCGCACGCGCGGTATCACGAGCTCTACATGCTGCGGGCCTCGTGGGCGGGCCCGGCGGACCAGGCCAGGGGGCGGTTCCGCGCCCGGGACTTCCGCGACCTCCAGGTCTGGTCGAACCTCGCCTGGTTCCACCCCCTGCTCTTCGAGAAGGAGCCGGAGCTCGCCGAGTTCAAGGCCAAGGGCCGGCACTACACCGAGGACGAGAAGCAGTGGCTGCTGGACAAGCAGCGAGAGCTCCTCGGCCGGGTGATCCCGCTCCACCGCAAGCTCGCCGAGCGCGGGCAGGTGGAGCTGACCACGACGCCGTACTACCACCCGATCCTGCCCCTGCTCCTCGACAAGAAGCTGGCGAAGGAGGCGATGCCCGACGTCGCGCTGCCGGCCTATCGCGAGGGCTACCCGGAGGATGCGGAGGTCCACGTCCGCCGCGCGGTGGAGAGCCACATCGAGCGGTTCGGCTCGGCGCCCCGGGGGATGTGGCCGAGCGAGGGCTCGGTCTGCCAGGCGATCGTCCCGCTGCTGGCCCGGAACGGGATCGAGTGGATCGCGACCGACGAGGAGATCCTCGGCTGCTCGACCGGCGGCATGGTCGGGCGGGACAGCCGGGGCCACGTCCGGCACCCGGAGCTGCTCTACCGGCCCTGGAAGGTCCGCGAGGGGGACCACGAGATCGGGATCGTCTTCCGCGACCATTCGATGTCCGACCAGGTGGGCTTCCACTACCAGCGTAGCCCCGGGCCGACGGCCGCCGGCGACTTCATCGGCAAGCTGCACGCGATCGGCGACGCCTGCCGGCACAACCCGGCGACGCTCGTCTCGGTGATCCTGGACGGCGAGAACTGCTGGGAATACTACCCCGACGGCGGCGTCTCGTTCCTCCGCTCGCTCTACCAGGGCCTCGCGAAGGACGCGTCGATCCGGCCGGTGAGGGCGGGGGACTTCCTCCGCGAGCATCCCCCGCAGGACACCGTGCCGCGGCTCTTCGCCGGGAGCTGGATCAGCCACAACTTCGCCATCTGGATCGGCCACCCGGAGGACAACCGGGGCTGGGACGCCGTCCACGCCACGCGCCAGTTCCTGGTGGCGGAGCAGGCCGCCGGGCGGCACGACGAGGCCACGCTGGCCAGGGCCTGGGAGGAGATCTACATCGCCGAGGGCTCCGACTGGTTCTGGTGGTACGGCGACGACCACTCGAGCGCGCAGGACGGCCTGTTCGACCACCTCTTCCGCAAGCACCTGCGGAACGTGTACACGCTGCTGGGCTGCGACCCGCCCGGCTCGCTGTTCACGCCGATCTCCCAGGCCGGTAGCCACCGGCCGATGAACGACCAGCCGACGAGCTTCCTCAACGTCAAGGTGGACGGCCGGGCCACGTATTTCGAATGGATCGACGGCGTCCGCTACCTCTGCGGCAACGACCGCGGCACCATGACCCTCGTCACCAGGGGCGTGATGCACTGCGTCTGGTTCGGCTTCGACGCCGACCGCTTCCTCGTCCGGATCGACACCGAGGGGGCCCCCGCCGCGGAGCGGCTCGCCGAGGTGGACCGCCTGCGGATCGGCTTCGTGGACCCGGCGGAGCGGGAGATCGTCGTCGTCCGCCCCTCCGCCGCCCGGCCGGTCGCCTACCTGAACCACGCCGGGAACCAGGTGGCCAACGGCACGACGGTCAGCGTGGCCACCGGCGCGATCCTCGAGCTGGCCGTCCCCTTCGCGCGGCTGGACCGCAATCCGGGCGACCCGATCCGGTTCTATGTCGAGCTCCTCAAGGGGGATGCGAGCGTGGACCGCGCCCCCCGCGAGGGGATCTTCGAGGTCACGGCCCCCTGCCCCGACTTCGAGCGGATCCTCTGGCAGGTTTGA
- a CDS encoding galactose-1-phosphate uridylyltransferase: protein MPELRKDPIVGRWVIIAHERAKRPDDFRSTPSASNEPKVCPFCEGHEELTPPEILAYRDFGSRPNGPGWRLRVVPNRFPALKIEGNLNKRGDGIYDMMAGIGAHEVIIESPRHEISMATLPEDNIREVLWVYRDRLVDLKKDNRLVYGMLFKNVREGGGASLEHTHSQLIVTPIVPISVWEEMTGSLEFYNYRGRCIYCDMNQQELAVEKRVVLDSTHFTAFCPYASRFPFETWIVPKNHASHFENIPKPGVDDLGHVLHQVLNKLELALDNPSYNYIIHTAPFDQPELPHYHWHIEVIPRLTRIAGFEWGSGFYINPVPPEHAAAFLREIEVNAPSPIYAGPHRPASARTPAERGRA, encoded by the coding sequence ATGCCCGAGCTGAGGAAGGATCCGATCGTCGGCCGCTGGGTGATCATCGCGCACGAGCGGGCCAAGCGGCCCGACGACTTCCGCTCCACGCCCTCCGCCTCGAATGAGCCCAAGGTCTGCCCCTTCTGCGAGGGGCACGAGGAGCTGACGCCGCCGGAGATCCTCGCCTACCGCGACTTCGGATCCCGGCCCAACGGCCCCGGCTGGCGGCTCCGCGTCGTCCCCAACCGCTTCCCCGCCCTGAAGATCGAGGGCAACCTCAACAAGCGCGGGGACGGCATCTACGACATGATGGCGGGCATCGGCGCCCACGAGGTCATCATCGAGAGCCCCCGCCACGAGATCAGCATGGCCACGCTCCCGGAGGACAACATCCGGGAGGTCCTCTGGGTCTACCGCGACCGCCTGGTGGACCTGAAGAAGGACAACCGCCTCGTCTACGGCATGCTCTTCAAGAACGTCCGCGAGGGGGGCGGCGCCAGCCTGGAGCACACCCACAGCCAGCTCATCGTCACGCCGATCGTGCCGATCTCCGTGTGGGAGGAGATGACCGGCTCGCTGGAGTTCTACAACTACCGCGGCCGCTGCATCTACTGCGACATGAACCAGCAGGAGCTCGCCGTCGAGAAGCGGGTCGTGCTGGACTCCACGCACTTCACCGCGTTCTGCCCGTACGCCAGCCGCTTCCCGTTCGAGACCTGGATCGTCCCCAAGAACCACGCCAGCCACTTCGAGAACATCCCCAAGCCGGGCGTGGACGACCTGGGCCACGTGCTCCACCAGGTCCTCAACAAGCTGGAGCTGGCCCTCGACAACCCCTCCTACAACTACATCATCCACACGGCCCCCTTCGACCAGCCCGAGCTGCCGCACTACCACTGGCACATCGAGGTGATCCCCCGCCTGACGCGGATCGCCGGCTTCGAGTGGGGCTCCGGCTTCTACATCAACCCCGTCCCGCCCGAGCACGCCGCAGCCTTCCTCCGCGAGATCGAGGTGAACGCCCCGTCGCCCATCTACGCCGGCCCCCACCGCCCCGCCTCGGCGCGGACGCCGGCGGAGCGGGGCCGGGCCTGA
- a CDS encoding helix-turn-helix domain-containing protein, with amino-acid sequence MTDGTRWEMEIRAMLTRPIPPASEGLSNDARPALLALSILMDRISAMPRADRDDLFELLEEWRGSERPEERESIRRAMEEILGQARPTYRELPGGEGQPMPGGLSRWAQGVGGRLRAARERAGLSQAQLAERAGLTQSHVSRLENAEHSPTRLTLEKLARALGVAAEGLDPSEE; translated from the coding sequence GTGACCGACGGCACGCGATGGGAAATGGAGATTCGAGCCATGTTGACGCGGCCTATTCCGCCGGCCTCCGAGGGCCTGTCGAACGATGCTCGGCCGGCGTTGCTCGCCCTGTCGATCCTGATGGACCGGATTTCGGCGATGCCGAGGGCGGATCGGGACGATCTCTTCGAACTACTCGAGGAGTGGCGCGGGTCGGAACGGCCTGAGGAGCGGGAGTCGATCCGGCGCGCGATGGAGGAAATCCTGGGGCAGGCCCGCCCGACGTACAGGGAGCTGCCCGGGGGCGAGGGCCAGCCGATGCCGGGCGGCCTGAGTCGGTGGGCGCAAGGCGTCGGGGGGCGGCTGCGCGCGGCCAGGGAACGGGCCGGCCTCAGCCAGGCCCAGCTGGCCGAGAGGGCCGGGCTGACGCAGAGCCACGTCAGCCGTCTCGAGAACGCGGAACACAGCCCGACCCGGTTGACCCTCGAGAAGCTGGCCCGGGCATTGGGCGTCGCTGCCGAGGGACTCGACCCGTCCGAGGAGTGA
- a CDS encoding RNA polymerase sigma factor, which produces MRSGQPGSALRQLRALFAAGTAAARTDGELLARYAARRAESAEAAASAEDAFAALVDRHGPMVWGVCRRVLGDAHEAEDAFQATFLILARKAGSVRVDGSLGRWLYGVAHRVAARARAECRRREGWMERAEPESSDDPAAAAEATEIRAVVGEELDRLPAKYRCPLELCNLLGMTYEEAARQLDWPVATVKSRLARGRDRLRRKLVRRGLAPAAAGAITSVAAEARAAVPAHLAHATARAAAMPGAVALPASITNLSEGVSSMMMWEKLRLVAAVAVVALGLSAHAISRAAPGGEAGVPQPPRAEGPGPAKAGDQPADPRWTRTLPCGATIEIVGVSDCPTGPTTWWRPDGSPCPALCDPADGRIQFDSGTLRAVVARVANVPDGAQNDWSIDQGGSSMRRQAVRGGKRVPGLSEVITVLPSEAAFATARFEVAAGPWKTMQTWGPSPGARGSRDASYVFSAPIPTREGTALSVSHNIQDKSVRLIAIEVGGREVPGKVLSGSGASDFHQLTVEFDLLPARITEFRLQARPFEKVDIAGIALRRR; this is translated from the coding sequence ATGCGAAGCGGACAGCCGGGCTCGGCACTGAGGCAATTGCGGGCCCTGTTCGCGGCGGGCACGGCGGCCGCGAGGACCGACGGCGAGCTGCTGGCCCGCTACGCGGCCCGCCGCGCGGAGTCGGCCGAGGCGGCGGCCTCGGCGGAAGACGCCTTCGCGGCGCTCGTGGATCGCCACGGGCCGATGGTCTGGGGCGTCTGCCGCCGCGTGCTCGGCGACGCCCACGAGGCCGAGGATGCCTTCCAGGCCACCTTCCTGATCCTCGCCCGCAAGGCCGGCTCGGTCCGCGTGGACGGCTCGCTCGGCCGCTGGCTCTACGGCGTCGCCCACCGCGTCGCGGCGAGGGCCCGGGCCGAGTGCCGGCGTCGCGAGGGCTGGATGGAACGGGCCGAGCCGGAATCCTCGGACGATCCCGCCGCGGCGGCCGAGGCGACCGAAATTCGCGCCGTGGTCGGCGAGGAGCTCGACCGCCTGCCGGCCAAATACCGATGCCCGCTCGAGCTCTGCAACCTCCTGGGGATGACCTACGAGGAGGCCGCACGCCAGCTCGACTGGCCCGTGGCCACGGTCAAGAGCCGGCTCGCCAGGGGCCGCGATCGGCTGCGGCGGAAACTCGTCCGCCGCGGCCTGGCACCGGCCGCGGCGGGGGCAATCACATCCGTCGCCGCCGAGGCCCGGGCGGCCGTCCCTGCCCATCTCGCCCACGCCACGGCCCGGGCGGCCGCGATGCCCGGGGCCGTCGCCCTGCCGGCGTCGATCACCAACCTCTCGGAAGGAGTGAGCAGCATGATGATGTGGGAGAAACTCCGCCTCGTTGCGGCCGTGGCCGTCGTCGCCCTCGGGCTGTCGGCCCACGCCATCTCTCGGGCGGCACCCGGCGGCGAAGCCGGGGTGCCGCAGCCGCCGCGGGCCGAGGGGCCCGGCCCCGCGAAGGCCGGCGACCAGCCCGCGGACCCCCGCTGGACCCGGACGCTCCCCTGCGGGGCCACGATCGAGATCGTGGGCGTCTCCGACTGCCCCACGGGGCCGACCACCTGGTGGCGACCCGACGGCTCGCCCTGCCCGGCCCTTTGCGACCCCGCGGACGGCCGCATCCAGTTCGACTCGGGGACGCTGAGGGCGGTCGTGGCCCGCGTGGCCAACGTCCCCGACGGGGCCCAGAACGACTGGTCGATCGACCAGGGCGGGAGCTCGATGCGGCGTCAGGCCGTCCGGGGCGGGAAGCGAGTGCCCGGGCTGAGCGAGGTGATCACGGTGCTGCCGTCCGAGGCCGCATTCGCGACGGCCCGGTTCGAGGTCGCCGCGGGGCCCTGGAAGACGATGCAGACGTGGGGCCCATCGCCGGGCGCCCGCGGCTCGCGGGACGCCTCCTATGTCTTCAGCGCCCCGATCCCGACCCGCGAGGGGACGGCGCTCTCGGTCAGCCATAACATCCAGGACAAGTCGGTGCGGCTCATCGCGATCGAGGTCGGCGGCCGGGAGGTGCCCGGCAAGGTGTTGTCCGGATCCGGCGCGAGCGACTTCCACCAACTCACCGTGGAATTCGACCTCCTCCCCGCGCGCATCACGGAATTCCGCCTCCAGGCCCGGCCGTTCGAGAAGGTCGATATCGCGGGCATCGCCCTCAGGCGGAGGTGA
- a CDS encoding FAD/NAD(P)-binding protein has protein sequence MEELRVAIVGGGFSGTMVAVHLARAGGVRVVLAEKGDRLARGAAYGSRCERHLLNVPAGLMSALPDEPSHFLDWLRGRDPEAGAGTFAPRMTYGDYLAGLLGDAASTGRVDLIRDEVVDLEAGPRLVLRTSGGRAIEAERVVLALGNPPPGEPAGMAITPGLRGYVPNPWEPGALDGLAGDEPIGLIGTGLTAVDLVVEAMAKGHRGPIVAISRHGSLPQAHRPSAGPPRPHVLAAGRPATARALLRTVRAEADRCRSEGGDWRSVIDGIRPVAQDVWRSLEVPERDRFLRHLASRWDVHRHRIAPEVEEVLASATLAGRLRVVAGRVESIEPDGDSLAVRVRGRGRADSEVLAFGRLINCTGPSRDIRDRAPMLVRSLFGRGIARPGPLALGLDAGASGALLDRDGNPSDRVFAIGPLLKEGLWETTAVRELRVQARDLAEHLLGRRPAG, from the coding sequence ATGGAAGAGCTGAGGGTGGCGATCGTCGGCGGGGGGTTCAGCGGCACGATGGTGGCCGTCCACCTGGCGAGGGCCGGGGGCGTGCGCGTCGTCCTCGCCGAGAAGGGGGACCGCCTCGCGCGGGGCGCGGCCTACGGCTCGCGTTGCGAGCGTCACCTGCTCAACGTCCCGGCGGGCCTGATGAGCGCGCTGCCGGACGAGCCGTCGCACTTCCTCGACTGGCTGAGGGGCCGGGACCCGGAGGCCGGCGCGGGCACGTTCGCGCCCCGGATGACCTACGGCGACTACCTCGCGGGCCTCCTCGGGGACGCGGCCTCGACGGGGCGGGTGGACCTCATCCGCGACGAGGTCGTGGACCTCGAGGCCGGCCCGCGGCTGGTGCTGCGGACCTCCGGCGGCCGCGCCATCGAGGCCGAGCGCGTCGTCCTGGCCCTGGGCAACCCGCCGCCCGGCGAGCCCGCCGGCATGGCCATTACGCCCGGCCTGCGCGGCTACGTCCCCAACCCGTGGGAGCCCGGCGCGCTCGACGGGCTGGCCGGGGACGAGCCGATCGGCCTGATCGGCACCGGCCTGACCGCGGTGGACCTCGTCGTCGAGGCAATGGCGAAGGGGCATCGCGGCCCGATCGTGGCGATCTCGCGGCATGGCTCCTTGCCCCAGGCCCACCGCCCGTCGGCCGGCCCGCCCCGCCCGCACGTGCTGGCCGCGGGGAGGCCGGCGACGGCCCGGGCGCTGCTGCGGACCGTCCGGGCCGAGGCCGATCGATGCCGGTCCGAGGGGGGCGACTGGCGGTCCGTGATCGACGGCATCCGGCCCGTGGCCCAGGACGTCTGGCGTTCGCTCGAAGTCCCCGAGCGCGATCGGTTCCTCCGCCACCTCGCCTCGCGATGGGACGTCCATCGCCACCGGATCGCGCCGGAGGTCGAGGAGGTGCTCGCCTCGGCGACGCTCGCCGGCCGGCTCCGGGTCGTCGCGGGCCGCGTCGAATCGATCGAGCCCGACGGCGACTCGCTCGCGGTCCGCGTCCGCGGCCGGGGCCGGGCCGACTCCGAGGTCCTCGCCTTCGGCCGCCTGATCAACTGCACGGGGCCGTCGCGGGACATCCGCGACCGCGCCCCCATGCTCGTCCGCTCGCTCTTCGGCCGCGGGATCGCCCGCCCCGGCCCCTTGGCGCTCGGACTGGACGCCGGGGCGTCCGGGGCGCTCCTCGACCGCGACGGGAACCCCAGCGATCGCGTCTTCGCGATCGGCCCCCTCCTGAAGGAAGGCCTCTGGGAGACCACCGCCGTCCGCGAGCTCCGCGTCCAGGCCCGCGACCTGGCGGAGCACTTGCTCGGTCGCCGGCCCGCCGGCTGA